The Melospiza georgiana isolate bMelGeo1 chromosome Z, bMelGeo1.pri, whole genome shotgun sequence genome contains a region encoding:
- the TUT7 gene encoding terminal uridylyltransferase 7 isoform X2: MGDAAKPCFAKQNKEQEILHPEELKESPLQIDYQVMDEYGSGCSNKIDTSLQKKKGTPGHYGSSPRRGPRSVLSSPNSLKNTAYCQGSKLNDIQRDHMKKWGSDDHHGTSDTWREYCSIARIPGHGRTRKDSFHEVEGSGHRNVRRQLQEDLMSKDVPDMQKGSSEMKKLRKPRRLRRTRKDECDHDEMEDRVIDESVLSAKELLGLQQAEERLKRDYIYRLKKQPRSYPSAKYTCKLCDVLIESVAFAHKHIKEKRHKKSLKEKQEEELLTALPPPTPSQIQAIGVAIENVVQEFGLSNEDLEERLNIKTMMENLLRQKLPECSLRLYGSSYSRFGFKTSDLNIDTQFPANMTQPDVLLLVQESLQNSESFTEVDADFHARVPVVVCREKQSGLICKVSAGNENACLTTNHLATLGKLEPTIVPLVIAFRYWAKLCCIDRPEEGGLSPYVFALMVIFFLQQRKEPFLPVYLGSWIGGFSLNKLTNFHLREVKNDAVVWEHNPTDESDLPQETSPRKGKVPLVFDVGQQCSAPIGQLWLELLRFYALEFSMADLVISIRLKEPVSRELKDWPKKRIAVEDPYSVKRNVARTLNSQLVYAYVLHCLRATYKYFALPHKKSAKWSKIPSSNADEEKSQMLDYGKDAIKREDSDLQNLVGRTNTAIIEDSITEDTPIPREHKIGPSKLCDGSESFTEEELADDISNLGITHEDSDCIIEEVISGDNEDFKPSCEETESENEDEEEEEEEEHEQQKRQWCTILAAEQRIDEDSDSGELPVMLNEHVVDTCRISDLEGFQHAALTESDEFGLECSGITDDKIDIDEYSSTEGTDELDESPQKFLCSAQSQISQIINSDDEEEEEEAQTLLNQRECSATIRAGAELDNTYTGDDDAVSEDDFSIPSKYEKKQFKESVGGPLRNNLSQEYHTEKGSHSEETTAVEQCLESELFYEFSKQAFTKGKSPTVVCSLCKREGHLKNDCPEDFKKIELDPLPPLPPKFSVILDEVCVQCYYDFAPNIVEDHAREHIRQSLEMFIRQDFPGTKLDLFGSSKNGFGFKQSDLDICMTIDGLETAEGLDCIRIIEDLAKVLKKQSGLRNVLPITTAKVPIVKFFHVKSGLEVDISLYNTLALHNTRLLSSYAAIDPRVKYLCYTMKVFTKICDIGDASRGSLSSYAYTLMVLYFLQQRNPPVIPVLQEIYKEPKKPEILVDGWNVYFFDKLEELSVVWPDYGKNTESAGQLWLGLLRFYTEEFDFKEHVICIRRKNLLTTFKKQWTSKYIVIEDPFDLNHNLGAGLSRKMTNFIMKAFINGRRVFGTPIKIFPKEYPSKMEYFFDPEVLTEGELAPNDRCCRTCGKIGHFMKDCPLRRQLRRRRDYEGTQRYGEIKEKESKEDKEMQNKPTEKENLIKEGKLHLCTPQKRKRARVIVETGREKTPRQSAEKWKRPEDRDIREKRCFICGREGHIKKECPLYKGVADGSKSEVCGSPLPTAVKHAGRLNQGVLMHEEKKKQKGKVFLSPQSGSLSNKYMTQGKASQKRTHQES; the protein is encoded by the exons ATGGGAGATGCTGCAAAACCTTGCTTTGCCAAACAAAATAAGGAACAGGAAATTTTGCATCcagaagaattaaaagaaaGTCCCTTACAGATAGACTACCAAGTTATGGATGAATATGGAAGTGGCTGTAGCAATAAAATAGATACCAGcctgcaaaagaaaaagggaacTCCAGGTCATTATGGAAGCAGTCCCAGGCGAGGGCCACGAAGTGTTTTGAGTAGCCCAAATTCGCTTAAAAACACAGCTTACTGTCAAGGGTCAAAGTTAAATGATATCCAAAGAGACCACATGAAGAAGTGGGGATCTGATGATCACCATGGTACTTCTGACACCTGGAGAGAGTACTGTTCTATTGCCAGGATTCCTGGGCATGGCAGGACAAGAAAGGACTCTTTTCACGAGGTTGAAGGTTCTGGACACAGAAATGTAAGACGACAACTTCAGGAAGATTTAATGAGCAAAGATGTGCCAGACATGCAGAAAGGAAGTTCTG AAATGAAGAAGCTTAGAAAACCAAGAAGACTGAGAAGAACTAGAAAAGATGAGTGCGATCACGATGAAATGGAAGATCGAGTCATAGATGAATCTGTGCTGTCAGCAAAAGAACTTCTGGGACTGCAGCAAGCTGAAGAGCGCTTGAAGCGAGACTACATTTATAGACTGAAGAAG CAACCTCGAAGCTACCCATCAGCAAAATATACCTGCAAGTTGTGTGATGTTCTGATTGAGTCAGTGGCTTTTGCTCATAAgcatattaaagaaaaaagacacAAGAAAAGCTTAAAG gaaaagcaagaagaAGAACTGTTGactgctcttcctcctccaacGCCTTCCCAGATACAAGCTATCGGTGTTGCTATTGAAAATGTTGTGCAGGAGTTTGGCTTAAGTAATGAAGATCTAGAAGAAAGGCTTAACATTAAAACAATGATGGAAAACTTGCTGCGTCAAAAATTGCCAG AGTGTTCATTAAGATTGTATGGCTCCTCCTATAGCAGATTTGGCTTCAAAACTTCAGACTTAAACATAGATACCCAGTTTCCTGCCAAT ATGACTCAACCAGATGTTCTCTTACTTGTGCAAGAAAGTCTCCAGAACAGTG AATCTTTTACGGAAGTTGATGCAGATTTCCATGCTAGAGTACCAGTGGTGGtgtgcagagaaaagcaaag TGGCCTTATTTGTAAAGTGAGTGCAGGGAATGAGAATGCTTGTCTGACAACAAACCATTTGGCTACACTTGGAAAGCTGGAACCTACTATCGTACCTTTAGTGATTGCCTTCAGGTACTGGGCAAAG TTATGCTGTATTGATCGTCCTGAAGAGGGAGGCTTGTCGCCTTATGTATTCGCTTTAATGGTTATTTTCTTTCTACAACAGAGGAAAGAGCCCTTTCTGCCAGTCTATTTGGGATCATGG ATTGGAGGATTCTCATTAAACAAATTAACTAATTTTCATCTGAGAGAAGTCAAGAACGATGCTGTGGTTTGGGAGCATAACCCCACTGATGAATCTGATTTGCCACAAGAAACTTCCCCTAGAAAGGGCAAG GTTCCCTTAGTGTTTGATGTAGGTCAGCAGTGTTCAGCACCTATTGGTCAGCTGTGGCTTGAACTGCTTCGTTTCTATGCTTTGGAGTTCAGTATGGCTGATTTGGTTATTAGCATTCGACTCAAGGAACCAGTGTCTCGTGAATTAAAGGACTGGCCTAAAAAGCGCATTGCTGTGGAAG ACCCATATTCAGTCAAAAGGAATGTGGCAAGAACTTTGAACAGCCAACTAGTGTATGCGTATGTTCTTCACTGTCTGAGAGCAACTTACAAGTATTTTGCCTTGCCTCAcaaaaaaagtgcaaaatgGAGCAAAATACCCTCTTCAAATGCAGATGAAGAGAAATCTCAAATGCTGGACTATGGAAAAGATGCTATAAAGCGTGAAGATTCTGACTTGCAAAACTTGGTTGGTAGAACAAACACAGCCATAATAGAAGATAGCATAACAGAAGATACACCTATTCCCAGGGAACATAAAATTGGTCCTTCAAAACTGTGTGATGGCTCAGAAAGTTTCACAGAAGAAGAATTGGCTGATGATATAAGTAATCTGGGAATTACCCATGAAGACTCAGACTGCATAATTGAGGAAGTTATTTCTGGAGATAATGAGGATTTTAAACCTAGTTGTGAAGAGACAGAGAGTGAAAATGAAgatgaagaagaggaggaagaggaagaacaTGAACAACAAAAAAGACAATGGTGTACTATtttggctgctgagcagagaaTTGATGAAGACAGTGACAGTGGAGAACTCCCTGTTATGTTGAATGAGCATGTAGTAGATACATGTAGGATTTCAGACTTAGAAGGTTTTCAACACGCTGCACTTACAGAGAGTGATGAATTTGGCTTGGAGTGCAGTGGTATAACAGATGATAAGATTGACATTGATGAGTATAGTAGCACTGAAGGTACTGATGAGTTGGATGAATCCCCACAAAAATTCCTATGTTCAGCACAGAGCCAGATATCCCAAATTATTAACTCAGAtgatgaagaggaagaagaggaagcaCAAACTCTTCTAAACCAGAGAGAATGCAGTGCTACCATTAGAGCTGGAGCTGAACTAGATAACACATATACTGGAGATGATGATGCAGTGTCAGAAGATGATTTTTCCATCCCcagtaaatatgaaaaaaaacaaTTCAAAGAAAGTGTAGGTGGACCTCTGAGGAACAATTTGAGTCAAGAATATCATACTGAGAAGGGAAGCCATTCTGAAGAGACCACAGCAGTAGAGCAGTGCTTAGAATCTGAACTTTTTTATGAATTCAGTAAACAGGCATTTACAAAGGGCAAG TCTCCTACAGTAGTATGTAGCTTGTGCAAACGGGAAGGTCATTTAAAGAATGATTGTCCAGAGGACTTCAAGAAAATTGAGCTTGAcccactgccaccactgccacccaAGTTTTCAGTTATTCTAGATGAAGTTTGTGTCCAGTGTTACT atgatTTTGCTCCAAATATAGTAGAAGATCATGCTCGAGAGCATATAAGACAAAGCTTGGAAATGTTCATTAGACAGGATTTCCCAG GAACCAAGCTGGATTTGTTTGGCTCCTCAAAAAATGGCTTTGGCTTCAAACAAAGTGATCTTGATATCTGTATGACAATAGATGGTCTGGAAACTGCTGAG GGACTCGATTGCATCAGAATCATTGAAGATTTAGCAAAAGTTCTCAAGAAACAGTCAG GTTTAAGAAATGTCTTGCCTATAACAACTGCTAAAGTCCCAATTGTCAAATTTTTCCATGTCAAAAGTGGTCTTGAAGTAGACATCAGTTTATATAATACTCTG GCCTTGCATAATACCAGACTTCTGTCATCATACGCAGCTATTGATCCTAGAGTAAAATACCTGTGTTACACAATGAAAGTCTTTACAAAG ATATGTGACATTGGAGATGCATCTCGAGGTAGCCTGTCATCTTACGCATATACTCTTATGGTGCTTTATTTCCTTCAACAGAGAAATCCACCAGTCATCCCTGTTCTTCAAGAG ATCTACAAAGAACCAAAAAAGCCTGAAATTTTGGTTGATGGCTGGAATGTATATTTCTTTGATAAGCTAGAGGAGTTG tCAGTTGTTTGGCCAGACTATGGGAAAAACACTGAATCTGCTGGGCAACTGTGGCTGGGACTTCTCCGATTCTACACAGAAGAATTTGATTTCAAAGAGCATGTCATCTgcatcaggagaaaaaatctgCTTACAACTTTCAAGAAGCAGTGGACCTCCAAATATATTGTAATTGAAG ATCCCTTTGATTTGAATCACAATCTTGGAGCTGGATTGTCAAGAAAAA tgACAAATTTTATAATGAAGGCTTTTATCAATGGCAGAAGGGTATTTGGTACccctataaaaatatttcctaaagAATACCCATCAAAAATG GAGTATTTTTTTGATCCTGAGGTTCTAACAGAAGGAGAATTGGCACCAAATGATAGATGCTGCAGAACTTGTGGTAAAATTGGCCATTTCATGAAAGATTGTCCCCTGAGACGACA acTAAGACGGCGTCGTGATTATGAAGGTACACAAAGGTATGGAGAAATCaaggagaaagaaagcaaagaggacaaagaaatgcagaataaaCCAACAGAAAAGGAGAACTTAATCAAGGAGGGAAAGCTGCACCTATGTACACCTCAGAAGAGAAAACGAGCAAGGGTAATAGTGGAAACTGGGAGAGAGAAGACTCCCAGGCAATCAGCAGAGAAATGGAAGCGCCCGGAAGACAGAGACATAAGAGAAAAACGTTGTTTTATCTGTGGAAGAGAGGGTCATATTAAAAAGGAATGCCCACTATATAAAGGAGTTGCAG ATGGCTCAAAGTCAGAAGTGTGCGGGTCCCCTTTACCCACTGCTGTCAAACATGCTGGTAGATTAAATCAG GGAGTGCTTatgcatgaagaaaaaaagaaacaaaaaggaaaagtatttttGAGTCCCCAGTCAG GCAGCCTTTCCAATAAATACATGACTCAGGGAAAAGCCTCACAGAAGAGGACCCACCAAGAATCATGA
- the TUT7 gene encoding terminal uridylyltransferase 7 isoform X1 codes for MGDAAKPCFAKQNKEQEILHPEELKESPLQIDYQVMDEYGSGCSNKIDTSLQKKKGTPGHYGSSPRRGPRSVLSSPNSLKNTAYCQGSKLNDIQRDHMKKWGSDDHHGTSDTWREYCSIARIPGHGRTRKDSFHEVEGSGHRNVRRQLQEDLMSKDVPDMQKGSSEMKKLRKPRRLRRTRKDECDHDEMEDRVIDESVLSAKELLGLQQAEERLKRDYIYRLKKQPRSYPSAKYTCKLCDVLIESVAFAHKHIKEKRHKKSLKEKQEEELLTALPPPTPSQIQAIGVAIENVVQEFGLSNEDLEERLNIKTMMENLLRQKLPECSLRLYGSSYSRFGFKTSDLNIDTQFPANMTQPDVLLLVQESLQNSESFTEVDADFHARVPVVVCREKQSGLICKVSAGNENACLTTNHLATLGKLEPTIVPLVIAFRYWAKLCCIDRPEEGGLSPYVFALMVIFFLQQRKEPFLPVYLGSWIGGFSLNKLTNFHLREVKNDAVVWEHNPTDESDLPQETSPRKGKVPLVFDVGQQCSAPIGQLWLELLRFYALEFSMADLVISIRLKEPVSRELKDWPKKRIAVEDPYSVKRNVARTLNSQLVYAYVLHCLRATYKYFALPHKKSAKWSKIPSSNADEEKSQMLDYGKDAIKREDSDLQNLVGRTNTAIIEDSITEDTPIPREHKIGPSKLCDGSESFTEEELADDISNLGITHEDSDCIIEEVISGDNEDFKPSCEETESENEDEEEEEEEEHEQQKRQWCTILAAEQRIDEDSDSGELPVMLNEHVVDTCRISDLEGFQHAALTESDEFGLECSGITDDKIDIDEYSSTEGTDELDESPQKFLCSAQSQISQIINSDDEEEEEEAQTLLNQRECSATIRAGAELDNTYTGDDDAVSEDDFSIPSKYEKKQFKESVGGPLRNNLSQEYHTEKGSHSEETTAVEQCLESELFYEFSKQAFTKGKSPTVVCSLCKREGHLKNDCPEDFKKIELDPLPPLPPKFSVILDEVCVQCYYDFAPNIVEDHAREHIRQSLEMFIRQDFPGTKLDLFGSSKNGFGFKQSDLDICMTIDGLETAEGLDCIRIIEDLAKVLKKQSGLRNVLPITTAKVPIVKFFHVKSGLEVDISLYNTLALHNTRLLSSYAAIDPRVKYLCYTMKVFTKICDIGDASRGSLSSYAYTLMVLYFLQQRNPPVIPVLQEIYKEPKKPEILVDGWNVYFFDKLEELSVVWPDYGKNTESAGQLWLGLLRFYTEEFDFKEHVICIRRKNLLTTFKKQWTSKYIVIEDPFDLNHNLGAGLSRKMTNFIMKAFINGRRVFGTPIKIFPKEYPSKMEYFFDPEVLTEGELAPNDRCCRTCGKIGHFMKDCPLRRQLFCSCRLRRRRDYEGTQRYGEIKEKESKEDKEMQNKPTEKENLIKEGKLHLCTPQKRKRARVIVETGREKTPRQSAEKWKRPEDRDIREKRCFICGREGHIKKECPLYKGVADGSKSEVCGSPLPTAVKHAGRLNQGVLMHEEKKKQKGKVFLSPQSGSLSNKYMTQGKASQKRTHQES; via the exons ATGGGAGATGCTGCAAAACCTTGCTTTGCCAAACAAAATAAGGAACAGGAAATTTTGCATCcagaagaattaaaagaaaGTCCCTTACAGATAGACTACCAAGTTATGGATGAATATGGAAGTGGCTGTAGCAATAAAATAGATACCAGcctgcaaaagaaaaagggaacTCCAGGTCATTATGGAAGCAGTCCCAGGCGAGGGCCACGAAGTGTTTTGAGTAGCCCAAATTCGCTTAAAAACACAGCTTACTGTCAAGGGTCAAAGTTAAATGATATCCAAAGAGACCACATGAAGAAGTGGGGATCTGATGATCACCATGGTACTTCTGACACCTGGAGAGAGTACTGTTCTATTGCCAGGATTCCTGGGCATGGCAGGACAAGAAAGGACTCTTTTCACGAGGTTGAAGGTTCTGGACACAGAAATGTAAGACGACAACTTCAGGAAGATTTAATGAGCAAAGATGTGCCAGACATGCAGAAAGGAAGTTCTG AAATGAAGAAGCTTAGAAAACCAAGAAGACTGAGAAGAACTAGAAAAGATGAGTGCGATCACGATGAAATGGAAGATCGAGTCATAGATGAATCTGTGCTGTCAGCAAAAGAACTTCTGGGACTGCAGCAAGCTGAAGAGCGCTTGAAGCGAGACTACATTTATAGACTGAAGAAG CAACCTCGAAGCTACCCATCAGCAAAATATACCTGCAAGTTGTGTGATGTTCTGATTGAGTCAGTGGCTTTTGCTCATAAgcatattaaagaaaaaagacacAAGAAAAGCTTAAAG gaaaagcaagaagaAGAACTGTTGactgctcttcctcctccaacGCCTTCCCAGATACAAGCTATCGGTGTTGCTATTGAAAATGTTGTGCAGGAGTTTGGCTTAAGTAATGAAGATCTAGAAGAAAGGCTTAACATTAAAACAATGATGGAAAACTTGCTGCGTCAAAAATTGCCAG AGTGTTCATTAAGATTGTATGGCTCCTCCTATAGCAGATTTGGCTTCAAAACTTCAGACTTAAACATAGATACCCAGTTTCCTGCCAAT ATGACTCAACCAGATGTTCTCTTACTTGTGCAAGAAAGTCTCCAGAACAGTG AATCTTTTACGGAAGTTGATGCAGATTTCCATGCTAGAGTACCAGTGGTGGtgtgcagagaaaagcaaag TGGCCTTATTTGTAAAGTGAGTGCAGGGAATGAGAATGCTTGTCTGACAACAAACCATTTGGCTACACTTGGAAAGCTGGAACCTACTATCGTACCTTTAGTGATTGCCTTCAGGTACTGGGCAAAG TTATGCTGTATTGATCGTCCTGAAGAGGGAGGCTTGTCGCCTTATGTATTCGCTTTAATGGTTATTTTCTTTCTACAACAGAGGAAAGAGCCCTTTCTGCCAGTCTATTTGGGATCATGG ATTGGAGGATTCTCATTAAACAAATTAACTAATTTTCATCTGAGAGAAGTCAAGAACGATGCTGTGGTTTGGGAGCATAACCCCACTGATGAATCTGATTTGCCACAAGAAACTTCCCCTAGAAAGGGCAAG GTTCCCTTAGTGTTTGATGTAGGTCAGCAGTGTTCAGCACCTATTGGTCAGCTGTGGCTTGAACTGCTTCGTTTCTATGCTTTGGAGTTCAGTATGGCTGATTTGGTTATTAGCATTCGACTCAAGGAACCAGTGTCTCGTGAATTAAAGGACTGGCCTAAAAAGCGCATTGCTGTGGAAG ACCCATATTCAGTCAAAAGGAATGTGGCAAGAACTTTGAACAGCCAACTAGTGTATGCGTATGTTCTTCACTGTCTGAGAGCAACTTACAAGTATTTTGCCTTGCCTCAcaaaaaaagtgcaaaatgGAGCAAAATACCCTCTTCAAATGCAGATGAAGAGAAATCTCAAATGCTGGACTATGGAAAAGATGCTATAAAGCGTGAAGATTCTGACTTGCAAAACTTGGTTGGTAGAACAAACACAGCCATAATAGAAGATAGCATAACAGAAGATACACCTATTCCCAGGGAACATAAAATTGGTCCTTCAAAACTGTGTGATGGCTCAGAAAGTTTCACAGAAGAAGAATTGGCTGATGATATAAGTAATCTGGGAATTACCCATGAAGACTCAGACTGCATAATTGAGGAAGTTATTTCTGGAGATAATGAGGATTTTAAACCTAGTTGTGAAGAGACAGAGAGTGAAAATGAAgatgaagaagaggaggaagaggaagaacaTGAACAACAAAAAAGACAATGGTGTACTATtttggctgctgagcagagaaTTGATGAAGACAGTGACAGTGGAGAACTCCCTGTTATGTTGAATGAGCATGTAGTAGATACATGTAGGATTTCAGACTTAGAAGGTTTTCAACACGCTGCACTTACAGAGAGTGATGAATTTGGCTTGGAGTGCAGTGGTATAACAGATGATAAGATTGACATTGATGAGTATAGTAGCACTGAAGGTACTGATGAGTTGGATGAATCCCCACAAAAATTCCTATGTTCAGCACAGAGCCAGATATCCCAAATTATTAACTCAGAtgatgaagaggaagaagaggaagcaCAAACTCTTCTAAACCAGAGAGAATGCAGTGCTACCATTAGAGCTGGAGCTGAACTAGATAACACATATACTGGAGATGATGATGCAGTGTCAGAAGATGATTTTTCCATCCCcagtaaatatgaaaaaaaacaaTTCAAAGAAAGTGTAGGTGGACCTCTGAGGAACAATTTGAGTCAAGAATATCATACTGAGAAGGGAAGCCATTCTGAAGAGACCACAGCAGTAGAGCAGTGCTTAGAATCTGAACTTTTTTATGAATTCAGTAAACAGGCATTTACAAAGGGCAAG TCTCCTACAGTAGTATGTAGCTTGTGCAAACGGGAAGGTCATTTAAAGAATGATTGTCCAGAGGACTTCAAGAAAATTGAGCTTGAcccactgccaccactgccacccaAGTTTTCAGTTATTCTAGATGAAGTTTGTGTCCAGTGTTACT atgatTTTGCTCCAAATATAGTAGAAGATCATGCTCGAGAGCATATAAGACAAAGCTTGGAAATGTTCATTAGACAGGATTTCCCAG GAACCAAGCTGGATTTGTTTGGCTCCTCAAAAAATGGCTTTGGCTTCAAACAAAGTGATCTTGATATCTGTATGACAATAGATGGTCTGGAAACTGCTGAG GGACTCGATTGCATCAGAATCATTGAAGATTTAGCAAAAGTTCTCAAGAAACAGTCAG GTTTAAGAAATGTCTTGCCTATAACAACTGCTAAAGTCCCAATTGTCAAATTTTTCCATGTCAAAAGTGGTCTTGAAGTAGACATCAGTTTATATAATACTCTG GCCTTGCATAATACCAGACTTCTGTCATCATACGCAGCTATTGATCCTAGAGTAAAATACCTGTGTTACACAATGAAAGTCTTTACAAAG ATATGTGACATTGGAGATGCATCTCGAGGTAGCCTGTCATCTTACGCATATACTCTTATGGTGCTTTATTTCCTTCAACAGAGAAATCCACCAGTCATCCCTGTTCTTCAAGAG ATCTACAAAGAACCAAAAAAGCCTGAAATTTTGGTTGATGGCTGGAATGTATATTTCTTTGATAAGCTAGAGGAGTTG tCAGTTGTTTGGCCAGACTATGGGAAAAACACTGAATCTGCTGGGCAACTGTGGCTGGGACTTCTCCGATTCTACACAGAAGAATTTGATTTCAAAGAGCATGTCATCTgcatcaggagaaaaaatctgCTTACAACTTTCAAGAAGCAGTGGACCTCCAAATATATTGTAATTGAAG ATCCCTTTGATTTGAATCACAATCTTGGAGCTGGATTGTCAAGAAAAA tgACAAATTTTATAATGAAGGCTTTTATCAATGGCAGAAGGGTATTTGGTACccctataaaaatatttcctaaagAATACCCATCAAAAATG GAGTATTTTTTTGATCCTGAGGTTCTAACAGAAGGAGAATTGGCACCAAATGATAGATGCTGCAGAACTTGTGGTAAAATTGGCCATTTCATGAAAGATTGTCCCCTGAGACGACA ACttttctgctcctgcagacTAAGACGGCGTCGTGATTATGAAGGTACACAAAGGTATGGAGAAATCaaggagaaagaaagcaaagaggacaaagaaatgcagaataaaCCAACAGAAAAGGAGAACTTAATCAAGGAGGGAAAGCTGCACCTATGTACACCTCAGAAGAGAAAACGAGCAAGGGTAATAGTGGAAACTGGGAGAGAGAAGACTCCCAGGCAATCAGCAGAGAAATGGAAGCGCCCGGAAGACAGAGACATAAGAGAAAAACGTTGTTTTATCTGTGGAAGAGAGGGTCATATTAAAAAGGAATGCCCACTATATAAAGGAGTTGCAG ATGGCTCAAAGTCAGAAGTGTGCGGGTCCCCTTTACCCACTGCTGTCAAACATGCTGGTAGATTAAATCAG GGAGTGCTTatgcatgaagaaaaaaagaaacaaaaaggaaaagtatttttGAGTCCCCAGTCAG GCAGCCTTTCCAATAAATACATGACTCAGGGAAAAGCCTCACAGAAGAGGACCCACCAAGAATCATGA